The Oleiphilus messinensis DNA segment GGTCTTCAACAAAAAGGTCATCTTCACTGGCGTGGGTGTATTGATAGTTACTCAGGGAGTCAACCCTGATCGAGTTGGGTAACTGCCAGGCGGCTTCCGTTAATCCGATGATTGCCGTCAGGTCTGTTTGGTTGAACAAGTTTTTTTGTCGGGTGCTGATGATCAGGGTCACATTGTCCGAGTTGGTGTACTCGTCTTCGATCAAGTCTTGTTGATTGAGTTGCGGATTGTCCTGGCTGAAGAAAATTTTATAGTCACTTTCGAAGTAGATATTTTTAGCGCCGGATGAGAGCCCCAAAACGATAATGAGTGTAACGACTGCGAGGATGTTTCTGCGGTAAGCCAGGGTGTTAATCAATCGATCGAGATTCATGGTGGGTAGATCCTTAAATCCGGTTTATTGTGGTTATCCGGTATTTGTTATGTATAGGCAACACATCCTTGTGCTGCTTCAATGCCTACTTTACAAGTGATTTGTAAAGTGAGCTGGCCTCGGATTTTTCAGTAAAGTCTTTGTTTTTTATTTTTTCCAGGATGGATACGGCCTCGTCACTACGCTGATTTTCCTTCAGCGCAAGTGCGAAATGGAATGCAACAGATGGATCTTCAGGGAGCTTATTGTGAGCGACGGTGAGTTTTTCCAACGCTTCCTTGGTATCGCCTTTTTTGAGCAATAGATACCCGAAGGTGTCTGCAATTTCCGGTAGCGGCGCTATTTCAAAGGCATCGGATGCGTATTTTAATGCCTCCGTCAGATTGCCTTCTTCCCCCAGGGCCCAGGCCAGGTTGTTAAGCACGACCGGATTCTTTGCATTATTTTTCAATAATTCCTTGAATTGCGCAATGGCAACGGAGTTGTCTTTGGATATCGACAGGTTCGCCAGATACATTCGCGCAGGCTGGTCGTTGGGATGATCCTTCAGCCAGTTTTCAAGAGTCGTCTGGGCTTCTTTGATCTTCTTCATTTTTTTGTAGACTTCCACGACGGAAATCACGGACCGGGTTGATGGATTGAGCCCATGGCTTGATTTGAAAAACGTGAGTGCGGAATCCAGCTCACCCTTTTCGTTGTGGAAAACCCCTCTGATCCGATCAAGTTCAGCATTTGAGCCATTTATGGCGGCAAAGCGGGCTATTTTCGATTTCGCTTGTTGTTCCCGTCCATTTGCTAACAGAAGCCGTATTTCGTCAAGCTGCAAATCCAGATTATTCGGGAATTGTTCCATCCCTTTTTTCGCAGTGGCCAGGCCGCTTTCATAGTTCTTGGCGCGCACATAGGACGTGATGAGTAATTTATAAGTCTTGACCTCTCCACCGTTCTTACTCAGAACATTCGCATAATGTTTGGAGGATTCATCGTATTTGGCCAGCATCATGTTCAGGTTACCCATTGCCGTTTGTGCTTTGATGTAGACTTGGGAATCCGGACCGATGTCTGAAAGGGTTTTAAGTGAATCTTGAATTTTGCGTTCGTCAGCAAGGATGAATGAATAGAGCAGTTTGAAGTCATCGTTTTCGGGAGCTGCTTTAACCAACGATTCCATACGCTTAATGGAATCTTCCGAATTGCCGGAAATTTTGTCCACCTTATACAGTGAGAGCAGCACATTTGGATCTTCCGGGTATCGCTTTAGAATGCCTTGCAATGTGGTTCGAGCTTTTTCATAGTTGCGTTGTGCAACATGAACCTTGGCAATGCTCATGGCGATGGTTGGATTGTCAGGGGCTACTTCTGTTGCTTTATTGAGCGTTTTCAATGCAGCGTCAAAATCGCCCTGAAAAAAATCAACACGGGCCAGGAGTAGATAGCCTTCATGGTGTTCGGGCTGACTTTTTATCAGCTCCTGTGCGAGGCGTTTTGCTTCATCATAATTTCTTGCCTGAATATAATGCTGGATCAGCGCGGCTCGGGCCCAGAATGCCGTTGTGTCTTTTTGTAATACGGACTCAAGGTCCTCAATTCCCGAGAGATCCTGTTGCTGTAGCTTGATAGCACCCAATCGGGACAAGTTTGTTGTATCTTCCGGGGCAATTTCGGCTGCTTTTCGCAGAAGTATCTCTGCCTCCTTTAAATCCCCTCGTTTTGCCAGCTCAGAACCGAACTCAGTCAGTAACTTGGCATCCGCGCCCTGGGGGTCACCGATGTTTTCCAGAATATCGTCTGCATTGGTTGAGTAGCCAAGTTTAAAGTCCGAATAAGCAAGCATTCGGCGGGCGATGTGTTGATCGTCTAGCTCACTCACGACTGCTTGCAAACGCTCTCGTGCAAGTTCGTAGTTCTCCATGTGGAAATTGGCAATCCCGGAGATGAGTTTGGCCTGCTTGTTAACTTCGCTTACTTTCAAAACTTCTTCAGCGTAGAACTTGGCTTGTTCCCAATCTTGGGTTTGAAGCTTCAAAGTTGCTTTGATGATGTTGGATGGCAAATGCTTCGGTGCTGCTTTGAGTACTAAATCGATATTCGTGTCAGCTTGATCAAACTCTTTTAAAGTCAGATAAACCCGAGCAAGGTCGACATAGTGCTGCAGTCGATTGGGTTCGAGTTTGACGGCAGCTTCGAGTTGTTTGGCGGCTTCTGGCAAATTATTCAAATTGGAAGCAATTCTACTGGACAATACATGAGCTTCAACTAGGTCAGGGTATTGGCTCAGCAACGGCTGGACGGTTGTGTTCGCCTTGTCATAGTTGCCCCGAATGGCTTCTACATACGCTTTGGATAAAGTCGAATATTTGGGGTCACCGAGTGCAACGGCAGATTCAAAGTCCGCTTCGGCATCCATTTTTTGATTCAATGACAGATTGGCCGTACCACGCAGGAATAAAGTATTGGCTCGTTCTTCCTGGGAAAGGGCGCTGAAATTAACTGTGTTGTCGAGCAGTTTTTTGTACTGGTACTGGTCGAAGTAGGCTTGCGCCATTTCATCAACCAATTGTTCGGCAGGCATACCGCTTTCAATCGCTTTTTCAAACTCTTTCTGAGCTGAAGCGCCTTGCTGCATACCAAGGTGAACATTCCCCATCAGATAACGAGCTTCTGCGTTTACAGGGTTGGCCTGAATCGCGTTCTTGAGCTCGATAATGTAGGACTGCATATCCCCTTGCTGTTGATGTTTCTTGGCGGAAGCCAGATATTCAACGTCGGTTTTAGTATCACTACAGCTCGTAACCCCCAGAATCAACGCTCCGGTTGTTAAAAGTTTGGTTGCCCGTTTAAAATTTATGTTGTGCAGTCCTTTCATGCGAAACTCCGCGTTTTATAGATTCCTAACCCGTGTCAGGATCTATTTTGTAAGCTTATTATTGTCTAACTATTTGTTTGCATATCGGAATACAGAAGGCTATGTCGAAACGCTGTTCGACAGGATTCTATTTCTATTTTCTGTCTTTCAAAACTTCCGTTGATTCCGATTGGAATTCTAACCTGAGTTTAGATAATCATATTGTCCATTCAGGGCTGGCCGCTCGCTGAGCTCAGGCCAGCTGTCTTGTTTTTTGGGGACAAGCGGAAGTTACAATAATACATTTCCGCTTTGGATAAAAGTCATGCTTTTGTATTGATCCATCAGCCATGAATACCGGGCTAGGGCTTAAAAAAATTGATATTTAGGCTAAATAAATACCTCAATCATTTCCGGTTGACTCAAAAAGTTGATTGGGCTGGCTGTCGCACCATAGGCTCCGGATTGGAATATTATGACCAGATCGCCGGGCTTGGCTTGGGGGAGCGTCATTTTGTCCGCCAAAGTATCCAGGGGCGTGCAAAGTGGCCCAACCACCGTCACCAACTCGTTTTCGCTCTCTGGCGCGGCTTTGTCGAGCTGAACAATGTCAACGGGATAGTTTTTCCGGATGACCTGGCCAAAATTGCCGGAGTTGGACAAGTGGTGGTGTAATCCGCCATCGGTTGTCAGGTAGGTTGTCCCTCTGGATTCCTTCTTGTCGACCACAGACGTGACATATAGTCCACATTCGCCAACCAAGTAACGCCCCAGCTCAATGACCAATTCGGTATCGTTAAATTCAGTTTGATATTGCTCGAGTAGTGCGGAAAGATTTTCGCCAATTTCCGTCAGATCCAGACAGGTCTCCCCCGGGAAATAAGGAATACCGAAACCGCCGCCCAGATTGAGCTTATGGATTGACCGACCAGAGTCTTGTTGGATCCGTGCAGCGAGCGCGAAGGTTTTCTGATGGGCGTCAATCAGGGCGTCAGGTCTAAGGTTTTGTGAGCCAGAAAAAATATGCAGGCCGACATAGTCAACTGAATCCGGCAAGCTTCTGATAATGTCAGGCACGATTTCGGCATCGATGCCGAATTGTTTGGGTCCGCCGCCCATTTTCATGCCTGATGTTTTCAGTTCAAAGTCCGGGTTTACCCGTATCGCAATTTGTGGCCGTTGACCCAGGGCTTGGCCAAGGTCAATGGCGCGTTGTAACTCGCCTTCGGATTCAATGTTGAGCGTAATTCCAGATGCGATGGCCGCTCTTAGATCCGAATCC contains these protein-coding regions:
- the prsT gene encoding XrtA/PEP-CTERM system TPR-repeat protein PrsT gives rise to the protein MKGLHNINFKRATKLLTTGALILGVTSCSDTKTDVEYLASAKKHQQQGDMQSYIIELKNAIQANPVNAEARYLMGNVHLGMQQGASAQKEFEKAIESGMPAEQLVDEMAQAYFDQYQYKKLLDNTVNFSALSQEERANTLFLRGTANLSLNQKMDAEADFESAVALGDPKYSTLSKAYVEAIRGNYDKANTTVQPLLSQYPDLVEAHVLSSRIASNLNNLPEAAKQLEAAVKLEPNRLQHYVDLARVYLTLKEFDQADTNIDLVLKAAPKHLPSNIIKATLKLQTQDWEQAKFYAEEVLKVSEVNKQAKLISGIANFHMENYELARERLQAVVSELDDQHIARRMLAYSDFKLGYSTNADDILENIGDPQGADAKLLTEFGSELAKRGDLKEAEILLRKAAEIAPEDTTNLSRLGAIKLQQQDLSGIEDLESVLQKDTTAFWARAALIQHYIQARNYDEAKRLAQELIKSQPEHHEGYLLLARVDFFQGDFDAALKTLNKATEVAPDNPTIAMSIAKVHVAQRNYEKARTTLQGILKRYPEDPNVLLSLYKVDKISGNSEDSIKRMESLVKAAPENDDFKLLYSFILADERKIQDSLKTLSDIGPDSQVYIKAQTAMGNLNMMLAKYDESSKHYANVLSKNGGEVKTYKLLITSYVRAKNYESGLATAKKGMEQFPNNLDLQLDEIRLLLANGREQQAKSKIARFAAINGSNAELDRIRGVFHNEKGELDSALTFFKSSHGLNPSTRSVISVVEVYKKMKKIKEAQTTLENWLKDHPNDQPARMYLANLSISKDNSVAIAQFKELLKNNAKNPVVLNNLAWALGEEGNLTEALKYASDAFEIAPLPEIADTFGYLLLKKGDTKEALEKLTVAHNKLPEDPSVAFHFALALKENQRSDEAVSILEKIKNKDFTEKSEASSLYKSLVK
- a CDS encoding pyridoxal-dependent decarboxylase, exosortase A system-associated; the protein is MQKKAPQHDQHPYYVRKDGTYYAHGKDLRDIANIAGSTPFYVYNRDIIEQKVNHFRAFIPDRIKLHYAIKANPMPALVCFAASLVDGLDVASQKELRAALASGISAKTISFAGPAKQDSDLRAAIASGITLNIESEGELQRAIDLGQALGQRPQIAIRVNPDFELKTSGMKMGGGPKQFGIDAEIVPDIIRSLPDSVDYVGLHIFSGSQNLRPDALIDAHQKTFALAARIQQDSGRSIHKLNLGGGFGIPYFPGETCLDLTEIGENLSALLEQYQTEFNDTELVIELGRYLVGECGLYVTSVVDKKESRGTTYLTTDGGLHHHLSNSGNFGQVIRKNYPVDIVQLDKAAPESENELVTVVGPLCTPLDTLADKMTLPQAKPGDLVIIFQSGAYGATASPINFLSQPEMIEVFI